A region from the Bacteroidota bacterium genome encodes:
- the queC gene encoding 7-cyano-7-deazaguanine synthase QueC: MPGPKGIILLSGGMDSCVSLAEAIHQGFEPWLLHVNYGQRTENRELTSFRAIASHYQIPVSRQLISDISHLLKIGGSSLTDSHVPVSEADLNYQGIPTSYVPFRNANILAIAVSWAEVIGASAIFIGAVEEDSSGYPDCRASFFKAYETMIDEGTRPETTIRIQTPVIRLTKSEIVRKGMELKAPLHLTWSCYQSEEAACGHCDSCALRLRGFQIAGLEDPIPYRDRPVYFRA; this comes from the coding sequence ATGCCGGGCCCGAAAGGCATTATTCTGCTCTCTGGCGGAATGGATTCCTGCGTATCACTTGCGGAGGCCATTCATCAGGGATTTGAACCCTGGTTGCTTCATGTTAACTACGGCCAGCGAACCGAAAACCGTGAACTGACCAGTTTCAGAGCCATTGCATCGCACTACCAGATCCCTGTAAGCCGGCAACTGATTTCAGACATCAGCCACCTGCTTAAAATTGGTGGTTCCTCCCTGACCGACTCTCATGTACCTGTCAGCGAAGCCGACCTGAATTACCAGGGGATTCCGACCTCTTACGTCCCGTTCCGGAACGCAAATATCCTTGCCATCGCCGTTTCCTGGGCAGAAGTGATCGGTGCGAGTGCCATTTTCATTGGTGCCGTTGAAGAAGATTCCTCGGGCTATCCCGATTGCCGTGCCTCCTTTTTTAAAGCCTATGAAACCATGATCGATGAAGGAACCCGGCCGGAAACTACCATCCGGATTCAAACCCCGGTCATCAGGCTGACCAAGTCAGAGATTGTCAGAAAAGGAATGGAACTAAAAGCCCCCCTTCATCTGACCTGGTCCTGTTATCAGTCCGAAGAAGCGGCTTGCGGTCATTGTGATTCCTGTGCCCTCAGGCTCAGAGGGTTTCAGATTGCCGGTCTGGAAGATCCCATTCCCTACCGGGACCGTCCGGTTTATTTCCGTGCCTGA
- a CDS encoding acyl-CoA dehydrogenase — protein sequence MNFTLTEEQQMIRDMARQFAQDELLPGVIERDELEEFPHEAVKKMGELGFMGMMVPEEWGGAGLDAISYVLAMTEISKVDASAAVVMSVNNSLVCWGLNEYGTPAQKEKFLKPLASGKKLGAFCLSEPNAGSDASNQATVAVRQGKEWVINGAKNWITNGQNADIYLVFAATDKVNKSHGISCFIVEKGMPGFSVLKKEKKLGIRGSDTCSLGFTDVVVPAENLLGHEGEGFRIAMQSLDGGRIGIASQALGIAKAAVERSLAYSKERKQFGQEIAGFQAIQWKLAEMAMETDAAELLILKAASMKDAHQKYSRESAMCKLFASRTAVKCALEAIQIHGGYGYVKEYHVERLLRDAKITEIYEGTSEVQHIVIARDMVKNGY from the coding sequence ATGAACTTTACTCTGACCGAAGAACAACAGATGATCCGGGATATGGCCCGGCAGTTTGCCCAGGATGAATTGTTGCCTGGTGTGATTGAACGTGATGAACTGGAAGAATTTCCGCATGAAGCCGTGAAAAAAATGGGCGAACTCGGCTTTATGGGCATGATGGTCCCCGAAGAGTGGGGCGGGGCAGGGCTTGATGCCATCTCCTACGTGCTGGCCATGACCGAAATCAGTAAAGTGGATGCCTCGGCCGCCGTGGTTATGTCTGTGAACAATTCACTGGTCTGCTGGGGGCTGAATGAATATGGGACACCTGCACAGAAAGAAAAATTTCTGAAACCACTCGCCAGCGGGAAAAAATTGGGTGCTTTCTGCCTGTCGGAACCCAATGCAGGGTCTGATGCGTCCAATCAGGCAACCGTGGCCGTAAGACAAGGGAAGGAATGGGTGATTAACGGTGCCAAGAACTGGATCACCAATGGTCAGAATGCCGATATCTACCTGGTTTTCGCGGCAACCGATAAGGTGAACAAGTCCCATGGCATTTCCTGTTTCATTGTCGAAAAGGGGATGCCGGGATTTTCGGTGCTGAAAAAGGAAAAGAAACTGGGTATCCGCGGATCTGATACCTGCTCACTCGGTTTTACCGATGTGGTGGTCCCTGCAGAAAATCTGCTTGGACACGAAGGCGAAGGTTTCCGGATTGCGATGCAATCGCTGGATGGGGGCCGGATTGGAATTGCCTCTCAGGCCCTCGGCATTGCAAAAGCAGCTGTTGAACGTTCACTTGCCTACTCGAAGGAAAGAAAACAATTCGGACAGGAAATTGCCGGATTTCAGGCCATTCAATGGAAACTTGCTGAAATGGCCATGGAAACCGATGCTGCAGAACTGCTGATTCTGAAGGCTGCTTCCATGAAGGATGCACATCAGAAATATTCGCGGGAGTCGGCCATGTGTAAACTGTTTGCCAGCCGGACTGCGGTAAAATGTGCTTTGGAAGCCATTCAGATTCATGGCGGTTACGGATACGTAAAAGAATATCACGTTGAACGATTGTTGCGTGATGCAAAAATTACCGAGATATACGAGGGAACCTCTGAAGTCCAACACATTGTCATTGCCCGGGACATGGTCAAAAACGGGTATTAA
- a CDS encoding 3-hydroxybutyryl-CoA dehydrogenase, with product MKKDSILVIGAGTMGNGIAHVFAQAGYSTTLVDLQPDFLKKALATIETNLSRQVAKGLLTEEDKVATIGRLSTSTDLKSAAPGKSLIVEAATENPDVKTALFRSLDEVSDQAAILATNTSSISITRIAAATRRPGQVIGMHFMNPVPVMKLVEIIRGYSTSDQTYLAVKKYTEDLQKIPVEVNDYPGFISNRILMPMINEAIYTVYEGVATPEAVDQIMKLGMAHPMGPLQLADFIGLDVCLAIMNVLHDGFSDSKYRPCPLLKKMVAAGHLGKKTGSGFYSYDQKNG from the coding sequence ATGAAAAAAGACTCCATTCTTGTAATTGGCGCCGGAACCATGGGCAATGGAATTGCTCATGTCTTTGCACAGGCCGGGTATTCCACCACCCTGGTTGACCTTCAGCCGGATTTTCTTAAAAAGGCATTGGCAACCATTGAGACGAATTTATCGAGACAGGTGGCCAAAGGCCTGCTGACTGAAGAAGACAAGGTTGCAACCATCGGAAGACTTTCTACCAGCACAGACCTTAAATCGGCCGCACCGGGAAAATCCCTGATTGTGGAAGCCGCAACCGAAAACCCTGATGTAAAAACCGCTCTTTTCAGATCATTGGATGAGGTCAGCGATCAGGCAGCGATCCTGGCAACCAATACATCATCCATCAGCATCACACGCATTGCAGCAGCGACCAGACGACCTGGTCAGGTGATCGGCATGCATTTTATGAATCCGGTTCCGGTTATGAAACTGGTCGAAATTATCCGCGGATACTCCACCAGTGATCAGACTTATCTCGCTGTCAAAAAATACACAGAGGATCTGCAGAAGATTCCTGTTGAAGTGAACGATTACCCCGGTTTTATCTCAAACCGCATTCTGATGCCAATGATCAATGAGGCCATTTACACCGTTTATGAAGGAGTTGCCACTCCCGAAGCGGTTGACCAGATCATGAAGCTGGGCATGGCCCATCCGATGGGTCCGCTTCAGCTGGCCGATTTTATCGGACTGGATGTTTGTCTCGCAATTATGAACGTGCTGCATGATGGATTTTCTGACAGCAAATACCGCCCTTGTCCATTGCTGAAGAAAATGGTGGCTGCAGGCCATCTTGGAAAAAAAACGGGCTCGGGTTTTTATTCTTATGACCAAAAGAACGGATAA
- a CDS encoding thiolase family protein translates to MNSVVIVAARRTAIGAFQGMYSDLSAIELGAAAIKGAVESAGIDPATIHELIMGNVLTGGTGQAPARQAALKAGLPVAVECMTINKVCGSGLKAVMLGTQAIRTGDASVVVAGGMESMTNAVYVLDKARAGYRMGNGQLIDTLLHDGLINPYSGEHMGNLAELCADTCRIDRSAQDEFTIRSYQLALESISQGRFSDEIVPVTVTDKKGTTTFTTDEEPGRVKFEKIPGLKPVFKKDGTVTAANASSINDGAAALVLMDEDKARQAGLKPMARILAQASAAKTPDWFTTAPVDVIPKVLKKAGLGLSEIDLFEINEAFAVVALASKNELGIPLEKLNVNGGSVALGHPIGASGARILVTLVHALRQRNLKTGLAAICIGGGEAAGLVIERLD, encoded by the coding sequence ATGAACTCAGTCGTGATCGTAGCGGCCAGGCGGACGGCTATTGGCGCATTTCAGGGAATGTACTCAGATCTTTCAGCCATTGAATTGGGCGCAGCGGCCATAAAGGGGGCTGTTGAATCTGCAGGAATCGATCCGGCCACCATTCATGAATTAATCATGGGAAACGTTCTGACCGGGGGAACGGGGCAGGCCCCTGCCCGTCAGGCGGCCCTGAAAGCCGGCTTACCGGTGGCTGTTGAATGCATGACCATAAATAAGGTTTGTGGCTCGGGATTAAAGGCGGTCATGCTGGGGACGCAGGCCATCCGGACCGGAGATGCGTCGGTAGTGGTTGCCGGAGGAATGGAAAGCATGACCAATGCCGTGTACGTGCTCGACAAAGCCCGTGCCGGCTACCGGATGGGAAACGGTCAATTAATTGACACCCTTTTACATGATGGTCTTATCAATCCCTATTCGGGTGAACACATGGGAAATCTGGCCGAATTATGTGCCGATACCTGTCGGATCGACCGGTCTGCTCAGGATGAGTTCACCATTCGTTCTTATCAACTGGCCCTTGAGTCGATCAGTCAGGGGCGGTTTTCCGATGAAATTGTCCCGGTGACAGTGACCGATAAAAAGGGGACCACCACTTTTACCACAGATGAAGAGCCCGGAAGAGTCAAATTCGAAAAAATCCCGGGATTGAAACCGGTTTTTAAAAAAGACGGAACTGTAACAGCTGCCAACGCATCCTCTATTAACGATGGAGCAGCGGCTCTTGTTCTGATGGATGAAGACAAGGCCAGGCAGGCAGGGCTGAAACCGATGGCACGGATTCTGGCTCAGGCATCGGCTGCCAAAACCCCCGATTGGTTTACCACCGCCCCTGTTGATGTGATTCCGAAGGTATTAAAAAAGGCTGGTCTCGGCCTTTCTGAAATCGATCTGTTCGAAATCAATGAAGCATTTGCAGTGGTGGCTCTGGCTTCCAAAAACGAATTGGGAATTCCACTGGAAAAATTGAATGTGAATGGTGGGTCGGTGGCCCTTGGACATCCGATCGGCGCATCGGGCGCCCGTATTTTGGTTACGCTGGTCCATGCCCTCAGACAGCGAAACCTGAAGACCGGGTTGGCAGCCATCTGCATTGGCGGAGGTGAGGCTGCAGGATTGGTTATTGAACGGCTTGATTAA
- a CDS encoding PhoH family protein gives MLTHKISLDHAAASQILGSNDRHLKRIAGAFENAEISARGSQINIRGELDDIRLLEKIFNELTFIAGKHGEVTEKDLSTVLDLVSVGKSVSRDDIDNVLLFTRNEPVRAKTEGQKRYVKLVQKNDIVFCIGPAGTGKSFLAVAMAVAALKNRDVSRIVLARPAVEAGESLGFLPGDMREKVDPYLKPLYDALNDMLSAEKVKEHIDKGVIEIAPLAFMRGRTLNNAFIILDEAQNTTPTQLKMFLTRLGMNSKAIITGDISQIDLVNPEMSGLVRIQSILKGIEGVGFIYLDKADVVRHRLVREIIDAYEKYELQSPATDSSSKTARKRR, from the coding sequence GTGCTTACCCATAAAATCAGCCTTGACCATGCTGCCGCCTCCCAGATACTTGGCAGCAATGACCGGCATCTCAAACGGATTGCCGGGGCTTTTGAAAATGCAGAAATCAGCGCCCGGGGAAGTCAGATCAACATCCGTGGTGAACTGGATGATATCAGGCTGCTCGAAAAGATTTTCAATGAGCTGACGTTTATTGCAGGAAAACACGGTGAAGTGACTGAAAAAGATCTTTCCACCGTCCTTGATCTGGTTTCGGTGGGGAAATCGGTGTCCCGTGACGACATCGACAATGTATTGCTGTTTACCCGGAATGAACCGGTCCGGGCAAAAACCGAGGGACAGAAGCGATATGTGAAGCTCGTTCAGAAGAATGACATTGTTTTCTGCATCGGTCCTGCCGGAACCGGCAAATCGTTTCTGGCAGTCGCCATGGCCGTGGCTGCTCTCAAAAACCGGGATGTCAGCCGGATTGTCCTTGCTCGTCCTGCTGTGGAAGCCGGTGAATCACTTGGCTTTTTACCAGGGGATATGCGTGAAAAAGTGGATCCCTACCTGAAACCCCTTTATGATGCTCTGAACGATATGCTCTCTGCTGAAAAGGTGAAGGAACACATCGACAAAGGGGTTATCGAAATTGCCCCACTGGCCTTTATGCGGGGCCGGACCCTGAACAATGCTTTTATTATTCTGGATGAAGCACAAAATACCACACCGACTCAGTTAAAAATGTTCCTCACCCGTCTTGGAATGAATTCCAAGGCGATTATCACCGGGGATATCTCCCAGATCGACCTGGTGAATCCTGAAATGAGCGGATTGGTAAGGATCCAATCTATTCTGAAAGGAATTGAGGGAGTCGGGTTTATTTATCTCGATAAGGCCGATGTGGTCAGGCACCGGTTGGTCAGAGAAATCATCGATGCTTATGAAAAGTATGAGCTGCAGTCCCCGGCCACTGATTCTTCGTCAAAAACGGCCAGAAAACGCAGATAG
- a CDS encoding LysM peptidoglycan-binding domain-containing protein yields the protein MNKLSLLPENARRIEGMVAQIDKLRKVQPTTQTYTVGTWAKDRDCLWNIAKKKSIYDNPFKWPTIYNANKDKIRDPNLIYPGQVLTIPKDAK from the coding sequence ATGAACAAACTGAGTCTGCTTCCTGAAAATGCCCGCCGCATTGAAGGAATGGTTGCTCAGATCGACAAACTCCGTAAGGTTCAGCCGACCACCCAAACCTACACCGTTGGTACATGGGCAAAGGATCGTGACTGCTTGTGGAACATTGCAAAGAAGAAATCCATTTACGACAATCCGTTCAAATGGCCGACCATTTACAATGCAAACAAGGACAAAATCCGCGATCCGAACCTGATCTATCCTGGCCAGGTTCTCACCATCCCTAAAGATGCCAAGTAA
- the radC gene encoding DNA repair protein RadC: protein MSPKAYRSIKEWPEQDRPREKLVDQGPGSLTDSELIAILLGSGSRELSATEVAKMILQEAGGIAGLKRSTISSLSTANGVGTARAAGLLAAIELGRRVQAAAGPEKVVIRGPEDIFKNYGYQYVDLQQEVFAVVVLDTANQVLAHKKITRGTLNQSLAHPREVFRTAIERSGNSVILIHNHPSGNPSPSQEDINLTKKMVQAGNIVGIRVVDHVIMAGNTFTSMASLGFVD, encoded by the coding sequence ATGAGCCCAAAGGCCTACCGTTCCATTAAGGAGTGGCCGGAACAGGACCGGCCCCGTGAGAAACTGGTCGATCAGGGCCCCGGCTCCCTGACCGATTCCGAGTTAATTGCCATCCTGCTCGGTTCGGGCAGCAGGGAATTGTCGGCTACAGAGGTGGCCAAAATGATTCTTCAGGAAGCCGGGGGAATAGCCGGCCTGAAAAGAAGCACCATCAGCAGTCTCAGCACAGCCAATGGAGTCGGGACTGCACGGGCGGCCGGACTTTTGGCTGCCATAGAATTGGGACGACGGGTACAGGCGGCAGCCGGCCCGGAAAAAGTCGTGATCAGGGGCCCCGAGGATATTTTTAAAAATTACGGTTACCAATACGTGGATCTGCAGCAGGAAGTTTTTGCGGTGGTGGTTCTCGATACGGCCAATCAGGTTCTGGCACATAAAAAAATCACCCGAGGAACGCTGAATCAATCATTGGCCCATCCGCGCGAAGTATTTCGGACGGCCATCGAACGGTCGGGCAATTCCGTGATTCTGATTCACAACCATCCGAGCGGAAATCCCTCGCCAAGCCAGGAAGACATCAATCTGACCAAAAAAATGGTTCAGGCAGGGAACATCGTGGGAATACGGGTTGTTGACCATGTTATCATGGCGGGAAACACCTTTACCTCCATGGCCAGTCTCGGTTTTGTCGATTAA
- a CDS encoding ABC transporter substrate-binding protein → MRFFCLFLLIPTWSLTLSAQVSATRLLEYWKQGNYDWVAREAFQSTDTTGLARLMGLKSLNRTGRFTDAYQMVRSGTFRFSQTRYETEWWYEAGVAAYQLMQSADAFRFWMKSYRLTPDSQTGDHIRMLLFTELTVDESVTLLSENTPFPADPWLPWLRALAASSQQLPAVDGWMIRNGLDPASLPATNTASIPMKKVRIGVLLPFFENADSLDGTEEPGREVLRGFLLRLEETIREWGPSVTVIFKDTRSDPELAAKLAAELISIHRVNLIVGPLFSDECLAVRDLAIQHRIPVITPTATRDDLFAGSSYLFTMNTTLKTRGRIAAEQVKPLIEEAIRLNKTRSARLLLVAEEASDAEVMAASFASLVAEVDSAKVTTALFPADSPDIRRYIPFGREDDPDTLDFIYAPASDPEQAELMVSHISYMRILGNYIVNSAWNTEVIYKKFRVQTAMTVMVNDWAIDTTVADYARFKADYRSVYGGEPGVLAFRGADGADFTAWLIRQGIPGHTEPDAALRSLPVFNGFTGPIWFNGQVSNQAIPILRRQNGSWVPYEPKGLPFH, encoded by the coding sequence ATGAGATTCTTCTGCCTGTTTCTGCTGATACCCACCTGGTCGCTGACGCTGTCGGCTCAGGTTTCTGCCACCCGTTTACTCGAATACTGGAAGCAGGGCAACTATGACTGGGTGGCCAGGGAAGCTTTTCAGAGTACCGATACCACCGGACTTGCCCGGTTAATGGGACTTAAATCGCTGAACAGGACAGGCCGCTTTACCGATGCTTACCAAATGGTCCGGTCGGGCACTTTCCGCTTCAGTCAGACCCGCTATGAAACAGAATGGTGGTATGAAGCAGGAGTGGCTGCCTACCAGTTGATGCAATCTGCCGATGCTTTCCGGTTCTGGATGAAAAGCTACCGGCTGACTCCGGACAGCCAGACCGGCGACCACATCAGAATGTTGCTGTTCACCGAATTAACCGTGGATGAATCAGTAACCCTGCTTTCAGAAAACACCCCTTTCCCAGCCGATCCGTGGCTTCCCTGGCTGCGCGCATTGGCTGCCAGTTCACAGCAATTGCCGGCAGTCGATGGCTGGATGATCAGAAACGGACTCGATCCTGCCTCCTTACCTGCCACCAACACCGCTTCTATTCCCATGAAAAAGGTCAGGATCGGTGTGTTGCTTCCGTTTTTTGAAAACGCCGATTCACTTGATGGAACCGAAGAACCAGGTCGGGAAGTATTGCGTGGATTTCTGCTCAGACTTGAAGAGACCATTCGTGAGTGGGGACCATCAGTAACAGTCATATTCAAAGACACCCGCTCCGACCCTGAACTCGCCGCCAAACTGGCTGCCGAACTGATCAGTATTCACCGGGTGAACCTGATAGTCGGCCCTCTGTTCAGTGATGAATGTCTGGCTGTCCGTGATCTGGCCATACAACACCGGATCCCCGTGATCACACCTACAGCCACACGCGATGATTTGTTTGCCGGGTCTTCTTATCTCTTTACCATGAATACGACCCTGAAAACACGTGGCCGGATTGCAGCCGAACAGGTGAAGCCACTGATAGAAGAGGCCATCCGGCTGAATAAAACCCGATCGGCCAGACTGCTTCTGGTTGCGGAAGAAGCATCCGATGCAGAAGTAATGGCGGCTTCGTTTGCCAGTCTCGTGGCTGAAGTGGATAGTGCGAAAGTTACCACGGCGTTGTTTCCGGCCGATAGTCCCGACATCAGACGGTATATTCCGTTCGGAAGGGAAGATGATCCCGATACCCTTGATTTTATTTATGCCCCTGCCAGCGATCCGGAACAGGCTGAGCTCATGGTTTCCCATATCAGCTACATGCGGATTTTAGGAAACTACATTGTGAACTCAGCCTGGAACACAGAAGTCATTTACAAAAAATTCCGCGTTCAGACTGCCATGACGGTTATGGTCAACGACTGGGCCATAGACACCACCGTTGCCGATTATGCACGCTTTAAAGCCGATTACCGCTCGGTCTATGGCGGGGAGCCGGGAGTCCTGGCCTTCAGGGGTGCCGATGGTGCCGATTTCACGGCCTGGTTAATCCGTCAGGGCATTCCCGGACACACTGAACCCGATGCGGCATTGCGTTCACTGCCTGTTTTCAATGGTTTCACAGGACCAATCTGGTTTAACGGACAGGTTTCCAATCAGGCCATTCCCATCCTGAGGCGTCAGAATGGTTCCTGGGTGCCTTATGAGCCCAAAGGCCTACCGTTCCATTAA
- the guaA gene encoding glutamine-hydrolyzing GMP synthase has product MQHSQTILILDFGSQYTQLIARRVREAGVYCEIHPYNKATEAIGKLNPKGIILSGSPFSVYGADAPLPDEIVFSTGVPVLGICYGMQVLAHLYGGKVDPAARREFGRAEVRITHPDCSLVTGIPASFKVWMSHGDHLTKAPEGFLPVAESDNAPFVIVENAAKKYYGVQFHPEVVHTDFGRELLSNFVHRIAGCSSDWTPASFIKEKIREIKEQVGTDQVILGLSGGVDSTVAAVLIHEAIGDQLNCIFVDHGLLRKNEAQEVESLIRDRYHIKLKVVEASDLFLGELAGVTDPEKKRKTIGRLFVDVFEKESRAVKNARWLGQGTLYPDVIESVSFKGPSVTIKSHHNVGGLPEKMNLKLLEPFRELFKDEVRAIGKELGVPEAIVNRHPFPGPGLAIRIISDVTREKIRVLQEVDHIFISELKSSGLYHETWQAFAVLLPIQSVGVMGDERTYENAVVLRAVTSVDGMTADWAHLDYQFLAKVSNRIINEVRGVNRVAYDISSKPPATIEWE; this is encoded by the coding sequence ATGCAGCATTCTCAAACCATCCTGATTCTTGATTTCGGAAGTCAGTACACCCAACTGATTGCCCGCCGTGTTCGCGAAGCCGGTGTCTATTGCGAAATCCATCCTTACAACAAAGCAACTGAGGCCATCGGAAAACTGAATCCGAAAGGAATCATTCTCAGTGGCAGCCCGTTCAGTGTGTACGGCGCCGATGCCCCGCTACCTGATGAAATTGTTTTTTCAACCGGGGTACCGGTCCTCGGAATCTGTTACGGCATGCAGGTGCTTGCGCATCTGTATGGTGGAAAAGTCGATCCGGCGGCAAGACGTGAATTTGGCCGGGCTGAAGTCCGGATCACACATCCTGACTGCAGTCTGGTTACCGGAATCCCTGCTTCCTTTAAGGTCTGGATGAGTCACGGTGATCATCTGACCAAGGCTCCGGAGGGTTTTCTTCCGGTGGCCGAATCGGATAACGCCCCGTTTGTGATTGTTGAAAATGCGGCGAAAAAGTACTATGGCGTCCAATTTCACCCAGAAGTGGTTCATACCGACTTTGGTCGTGAATTGCTCTCGAATTTTGTCCACCGGATTGCCGGCTGCTCTTCAGATTGGACTCCCGCTTCCTTTATCAAGGAAAAAATCAGAGAAATCAAAGAACAGGTCGGGACCGACCAGGTTATTCTGGGATTGTCTGGAGGGGTCGATTCAACGGTGGCTGCCGTGCTTATTCACGAAGCCATCGGCGACCAGCTGAACTGCATTTTCGTCGACCATGGTCTGCTCAGAAAAAACGAAGCACAGGAAGTGGAATCCCTGATCCGCGACCGGTACCATATCAAACTGAAAGTGGTCGAAGCCAGTGATTTGTTTCTGGGTGAACTGGCCGGGGTGACCGATCCCGAGAAAAAACGAAAAACCATTGGCCGTTTGTTTGTCGATGTATTTGAAAAAGAGTCACGGGCAGTCAAAAATGCCAGATGGCTCGGGCAGGGAACTCTATACCCCGATGTGATCGAATCTGTTTCGTTTAAAGGCCCTTCGGTCACCATCAAATCCCATCACAATGTGGGGGGATTGCCCGAAAAAATGAATCTGAAACTCCTGGAACCCTTCAGGGAATTGTTTAAAGACGAGGTCAGGGCAATCGGCAAGGAATTGGGAGTGCCCGAGGCAATTGTCAACCGGCATCCGTTTCCCGGGCCGGGATTGGCCATCCGGATTATCAGTGATGTCACCCGCGAAAAAATCAGGGTGCTGCAGGAAGTCGATCATATTTTTATTTCAGAACTGAAGTCATCGGGCCTGTATCATGAAACCTGGCAGGCGTTTGCAGTCCTGTTGCCGATTCAATCGGTTGGGGTGATGGGTGATGAACGGACCTATGAGAATGCGGTGGTTTTACGTGCCGTGACCTCGGTGGACGGAATGACCGCCGATTGGGCCCATCTGGATTATCAGTTTCTTGCGAAAGTTTCCAACCGGATCATTAATGAAGTCCGTGGAGTTAACCGGGTGGCCTATGACATCAGTTCCAAGCCGCCTGCTACCATCGAATGGGAATAA
- the gcvH gene encoding glycine cleavage system protein GcvH, with protein sequence MNIPADLKYTKDHEWIRLDGDTATVGITDFAQKELGDIIYVDLKAVGSTFKQHAVFGTVEAVKTVSDLFIPVSGTILSVNEALNNDASVVNTDPYGKGWMVTVKTGNPSELAGLLTADQYKALIGA encoded by the coding sequence ATGAACATTCCTGCCGACTTAAAGTACACCAAAGACCACGAGTGGATCAGACTGGATGGCGACACCGCCACTGTTGGGATTACCGACTTTGCTCAGAAGGAATTGGGTGATATTATATATGTCGATCTGAAGGCAGTCGGATCGACCTTTAAGCAACACGCCGTTTTTGGAACCGTTGAAGCAGTAAAGACGGTCTCCGATCTGTTTATTCCGGTCAGTGGAACAATCCTGTCCGTCAATGAGGCCCTGAATAATGATGCCTCTGTTGTCAACACCGATCCTTATGGAAAAGGTTGGATGGTGACGGTGAAAACCGGCAACCCGTCCGAACTGGCTGGCCTGCTGACGGCCGATCAATACAAAGCGCTGATTGGTGCCTGA